The genome window TTGATTCCAGAAATAGCACCTGCAGCTGATTTCAGGCAAGTGCATGCAATTTGACGATCTTCTGTGGTCCTTGCAGAATTCACCAGAGCCTTAACGCCACCGCAACAACGTCCCAGAGGCCCCGTGTTTCTAAGATAAGCAAGACAAGGTGCCAAATTCGACGTAACCTGGCCACAGGTTATGGCTTCTGCGCAGGGTGCAGCTACCACCATGCACAATACCACAAAGCATGCAATTTTCCCAGCTATTTCCATTGTTTTAGAGGAAAAGAAAAAGCTGCAAActatttgtggaatgaagtatCTAGCTAGGGGAAGATATAATAAATGCTTTAGGGAGTAGGAGCTAGTGTTGGATATAGAACACTATAGGACCTTAGGGTTTTTATAGGGAGAAAATTGGATTTGATTGAGAGAATTAATTATCTGATAGTTGGGTTCTATTCAATGCTTTGAAATTAGGGTAATGTATCAGCTCGTGTTGAGGGAAGAAATTTGACATATCAGTCTGATTATTTTATATGATTTATATTTATTGACATACTCTCTcgatttcaatttatgtgatcatattttctttttagtcatgtcaaaaagaatgacttattttcttatttggtaacaatttacctttatgcaatgatttataaccgCACAAAATAAttgtgcctcattttacatcacaagttcaaaagtcttctctcacataaattaaaacggagggagtattagttGTATGGTGAAAGTCTCTACTATAGATGTGGAACCAGAATTTtaactttattaattttgtattttagaACAATCACTTCAAATGGCTAATAAatagattcaaaatttaatatgTATATACATATTTGTAATAAATTTTTTAACACAATTACATTATTTAAACAAGCAATTGGGTTCCACATCTCAACTTGTTACTATCGTTGTTAGGCCTATTGCCTGAAAATCAAGAACCTCTATAGTAATTACTTAATTAGGAGTTGTATATTTCTGAATCACCATATTGAAGCACACCTTTTGCTTCTTTAGGAGTAGTTAGGCTTTGAAGTATAGTGCATATCAGGTTCTTGAAACAATTTTCATTGCTTTTTAACCCCATGTTTTACGgtttaatatttaaaatatagAAATGCCACAAATGATTTCGGAAATGCTTACGAAAATTCAACATGGTCAGCGAGATTATAAACTGTGTATACACTGCTGGTGGCAACAtggaaaataattttcttttgcGAGATCAAATATATTAACTTTTGTACTTTAGTTTTTTCCCCCTTCTCTTCCCTAGTTGTTGAGCAAAACAGTAGCATTCAATCTAATAGGAGGAGACAAAAGACAAGGTCCACAGTCTGACCAAATCAGCGATAGATTGCATCATGTTGTGCTACCTCAATAATGAATATTGCCGTTGCCGCATTCTATTTCCTACCACTCCATCTGTCGGTGCTCGGTAAGCCAATACTTGTTTCTATTCCAATCTTTCCCAGTTAGAGATTTGTTCTTTTCTTTGGGTAGGAAGTGAAAGAAAAGTCTTGGCGCAATGATAAAATTAAGTTGACGTCATGTTATCAAAAGGTTAATAAGTTCAAACCGCGAAAATAATCTCTAATTGATATTAAAGGTAAGTCTGTGTATATCAGATCCAATGTGGTAAGATTCTTTTCTAATCCCGCACATAGAGAAAGCTTAGTGCATCGGGTTATTCCTTCTTGTTTTGTGTTGTAAGTTACATATATAAGCTATAGTTTGTCTTGTTACAcctaagtttcaatgatgacaatagTGCAAATCTAACTTTATCTATTAATTGCAGAAAATTAGGAGGGCGGTACTTATTCAAAGGAAGTCTTTTCGAAAGGAAACAAGATCAAATGCAGCAAGGACAATGCTAAATCAAAGGATGTCAAGGCCataaaaaaggaaacaagatcAAGTGCAACCGCTATAGAAAGTTAGGTCCTACTTCAAGGATTGTTTTGGAATCTCGAGATTCTGAAGACTGATTGATCAAGTCAAGCCACAAATCACTCCTTTGATTATGGATACGAAAAAGGACGTAAATGAATCCAGCCCATCTCTTGTTGAGGATTCGGAGGCACCCCTTGGGTTAAATCTCTTAGAATATTTTGTGCCTCAATCAAGGGTCAATCTGCAACGGCTACTCAAAACTCTCGTATAAGAAGATTGGTAGACTCAAGAATTTAATTAAGCAATTCACCACTGTTTTCTATGTCTTCCTAGTTCTTAACACAAACACTGTATTTCTAAGTTTACTAGTATCTCAACAGATAGGAAGTGTTAGGAAGCAAATCAAGAGTTGTGTCAAGCTTATAAAACATTGTTGCTGAAAATCATTAGTGGTAAACGATCCATAAAAGTACTGCTACTGTAATCAACTATTGAAGATCTAAGAGACCACTTGTGACCCAAGAAAATTGGATGTAGGTACCACACcggtactgaaccagtataaaactcATGTGTTCTCAATTTTTAAATTCCTTGAAATTTACTTTTCTTTGTCAATCAAACATGCTGATAATAAGAAGTCGACTAAGTCTATTCTATGTCGACCAAGTTTTTTTAATTAGTTTCAATTCACCCCACCCCCttttgtactttcaattggtatcagagcaaggctcACGAACTTTGCTTAATAGCAAGTGAGGAAAAGATCATGGGATCAAATAGAGTCGTTGGAGAACTATTCCAAGAAGGAACTTCTGAGGTATGATCCCCTTACTTCAATGGTCAGTACTTCTCTCATTGGAAAGTGCGCATGGAGACCTACACTATGTCATATGACATTAAAGTTTGGCGCATGATCAAAAAGGAAAATCTTCCAATTCCGGCAAGGAAGGATGACAATGGTCAAATCTTAGTATCATTTGATCCTCTTGATTTAGATGATTACACTGAAGAACAATCAGCCGTAATTCAAGTGAATGCTAAGGCAAAATATCTGTTGTATAATACTATCAGCGGAGAAGAATATGAAAAGATATCAAGTTGTAAAACTGCAAAGGAAATGTGGGATAAGTTAGAGGTCAcatatgaagaaaataaaaaagtgaaAGAAATAATGATCAATCTTCTAGTTCGAGACTATGAATTATTTCAAATGAAGGATGGAGAATCAGTAGAGGAAATATTTTCCAGGTTCAGCAAAATTCTTCGAGACTTAAAATTATTTGGTAGACCAATCAAAAATGGAGAACAGGTAAGAAAAATCCTGAGAAGTCTTCCCATGATTTGGCAACCCAAAGTCATTTCTTTGGAATGTGAGGATCTTGACAAAATATCCTATGATGAAATTAGAAGTGATCTAATTACGTTTGAgaaaacatacttagacatgaaagttcaacaagaaaagaagaagacaGTTGCATTCAAAGAAACCGtagctgaagaagaagaagaagaagaagaagaagaagaagaagaagaagaagaagaagaagaggaggaggaggaggaggagggagGAGAAGAAGATGAGAAGATAGCTATGCTTTTCAAAGCTGTAACAAGCATGATGAAGAAGAACATAAACAGCAGAAGAGGTAAATCAAATTTCAGAAAAGGGAAGATGAACAATAATAATGACAAAAATGACGGAAGATGCGATGAGTGTGAAAAATATGGACACATCCAAGCTAAATTCCCTTAACTGAAAAAGAAACCAAGCAGGAAATTTCAAAAGAAGAAATCCTTTGGAGCTTGGATTGATGAAGAAGAATCTGATTACCAAGAAATCGCCAACATGTGCTTTATGGCCATCAAAGAAGATAGCGATGAAGAATCACGTGAATGTGGTCTTATGGAAGACGAAGGAACAAGTGAGGTATGTCTTCCTACATGTCCTAACTACCATGAACTCCAAAAATTCATTGATATTGCTCCTACAGATATTGAGAAAGTTCTTAATGAACTTCAAAAAatccaaagagaaaagaaatactGGCCTTTGAAGTTGGAAGTATGTGAAATTGAGAGagatatgcttcaagatgaacttaatgaacttcaacttcaactgaATGGATTACGAAAATCCATCAGGCATAGTTCAGTTAGATCAAATTAGTTTACTCCTTATCAATTTTCGACTAGAACTAGACATCTTTCTACATGTACTTATTGTGGCAAAAATGGGCACAACAATAACCATTGCATGATTAGAATTAGAGGAGAAAAAGcctctgaaaattttaataaccCCCCATGTTTTTACTTCGGAAAACTCGGTCATACCTCTAATCATTGCAGGTTTAAGAACAACAGGAGATGGGTCTGGCAACCCAAGCCTTCTAGTCAAGCCAATACTCAGAGCACTAACCATTTAGGACCCAAGCAGGCTTGGGCACCTAAAAATGAgtaaatatttttgctggaaCAACGCAAGAAGAATCAAAAAGGGAAATGGTATCTTGATAGCGCGTGTTCCAGTCATATGATTGGTGACAAACAACTGTTCAAGACAGCCACCAAACTAGATGGAGGAACTgtcacttttggagacaaatcaaAAAGGAATGTAATTGGAGTTAGAAGAGTCCATCTCAGCTCAATATGTGATGTAGATGAAGTATACCTGGTTGATGAACTTGGTTACAAACTTCTCAGTATCAGTCAACTATGTGACAATGACTATGAGGTTCATTTTAAAAAGCATGATTGGTTTATTGAAGACGAATCGGGTAAAGTTATTCTTTCTGGAAATAGAGACAAGAATGGCTATACTATCGTAACATAGATAGTCTTGATAATCAAATTTGTCTAGTTTCTATGATTGATAATCCCTGGGTATGGCATAGAAAACTTTTCCATGCTAGCATGCATACTATTCACAAACTTTACAAACGTGATTTTATCATTGGTCttccaaaactagatttttcaaaagatAAAATTTGTGATGCATGTTAATTAGGAAAACAAACTCGTTCATCttttaaaatcaaaaatattGTTTCTACTACTAAACCTCTTCAACTCTTGCATATGGATTTGTTTAGTCCAACTAGAACTACTAGTATTGGTGGTAGAAAATATGCTTTTGTTATTAAGATGATTTTTCTTGTTTCACTTGGGTTATTTTTCATAACCATAAAGATTAAGCTCTAAGGAATTTTGAAGTCTTCTGTAAGAAGGTACAACGTGAAAAAGGATATTACATTTATACTATTAGAAGTGACCATGGAGGAGAGTTCGGAAGCAGAGCCTTTGAAAACTTCTTTAATGATCGAGGAATCTCTCACAACATCTCttccccaagatcacatcaaCAAAATGGAGTGGTAGAACGTAAGAACAGAACTTTGCAGGATATGGCAAGAACCATGATTGTGAAAAACTCTCTCCCTCaccacttctgggcagaagctgtaagcACAGCATGTCATATTATTAACAAATGTTTGACTCGATTCATTCTTAAAGAGACTTCATATGAGCTATGACAATGGTAAGAAACACAAAATCAGTTACTTCCACCCATTTGGCTGCAAATACTTCATTCACAATAATGGAAAAGACAATTTGGGTAAGTTTGATCCAAAAAGCGACGAAGGTATTTTTCTTGGATACTCTCTCTCAAGTAGATCATATAGAGTATTCAAAAAGAGAACTTTATGTTTTGAGGAATCCATTCATGTTGTTTTTATGGATACTAACCCTCGCTTAAGGAATAAAAACCTTCCTGAAGATGAGAAAATCTCTATTGTCCCAAAGTCTATAGTTATATAAAAAGATAGTCACGATCAGGCGACCAATCGGCAAAATCAGTCAACTGAGGAGCACATTGAAGTCCAGGAACCATCTTTTGCTGAACAGTCAATCACTGTGGAAAAGGAGCCAGTCACAGGTGTTCCAAATATATGGAAAAGTGAGCCTGGATATCCCCACAAGTTCATCATTAGAAATCCACAAGAAGGTATCACTACCAGAAGATCTCAGAAGCTCAACTCTCACATGGTCTTAATATCACAACTTAAGCCAAAATAGGTTGATGAAGCTCTTAAAGATGAATACTGGGTCAAAGCCATAAAATATGAACTTGATCAATTTGAAGGACATAAAGTGTGGGACTTGGTTCCAAAACCATCAAATGCTTCCATTGTAGGAACTAACTAGGTTTTCAGAAATAAGCTGAATGAATCTGGTCAAGTAGTTCATAACAAAGAAAGGCTAGTTGCTTGAGGTTACTCTCAGCAAGAGGGAATCGACTACGATGAAACATTTGCACCTGTAGCAAGATTAGAATCTATTTGAATACGACTTGCTTTTCTGCTTATAAAGGATTCAGGCTATTTCAAATGGATGTAAAAAGTGCCTTCCTAAATTGATATATCTCTGAAGAAGTATACGTGAAACAACCTCCTGGCTTTGTAAGCAATAGCTTCCCAAACCATGTATTCAAGCTGTAAAAATCTTTATACGGATTCAAGCAAACCCTTCGAGCCTGGTATGAAAGACTAAGCTTTTTTCTTCTAAATCAAGGTTTCAAACAAGGTAATATTGACACAACCTTGTCTATTAAGCGTTCAAATTGAGGTAATCGTATTACTCAAATTTATGTAGACGATATTACTTTTGGGATTCCTAACTTTGTATTATGTGAAGAATTTACTCATATCATGAATGGAGAATTCGAAATGAGCATGATAGTAGAGCTAACTTTCTTTCTTGGTTTGCAAATCAAACAATCTCCCAAAGGGATTTTTAATATCCAAACCAAGTACACCAAGGAACTCATAAAGAAGTTTGGAATAGAGAATTCAAAGCCTATTGGAACTCCAATGAGTCTAACAACTACGCTTGAAGATGACAAGAATGGAAAATGTGTGGATGAAACAAtgtatagaggaatgattggatCTTTACTATATCTCACGGCTAGTCGACCAGATATAATGTTCAATGTGTGTAGGTGTGTAAGATTTCAGCCTGCTCAAAAGGAATCTCATCTGACTGCAGTTAAACGCATTATTAGATATCTAATTGGTACCACTGAATTAGGATTATAGTATGCTCATTCCAACAATTTTGATTTAAAAGGTTTTTCAGATGCATATTTTGCAGGTGATAGGATTGACAGGAAAAGTACTAGTGGCACATGCCAATTGTTGGGGAATGCTCTAATTTTGTGGCATAGCAAGAAACAAAATTGTGTTGCCTTGTCAACTACCTAAGCAGAATATTTAGTTGTTAGAAGCTGATGTACACAAGTTCTTTGGATCATGCATCAACTTCTCGATTATGATTTatcttgtcacgccccaaactcggggagtgcgaccggcactcaaccaagAGAACCCGTCCGAGCAatcctattagatttccttctacccaaactcatccatgaataaagaggagatgtactctattaatcattcactgaaaagattttattaacaactttcttttcattcccattagcagtctcattcataatttccaaaacattacgagtttatagaattaatgaaaaatataattttcaagtatcaacatttctagttcaattcccaacatcaaccataacccacaacctgtctacggagcctctaagtataatagaagagtaatatggaaatgccggcaacaaggcaccggctatacctcaaaacacagtacatgagaaataaatacatgaccctgaaatgaagtggagctcactaaatcagctgaaaagagtgtactgctatcactgatcaatgacacatgctgtagaaccacctgcatccattaaagatgcagcgcccccggcaaaagggacgttagtactgtcgaatagtactagtatgtatagctaaaaatcctctttcaatatagaatgcccatataagaaaaggcaacacatagaaacagcaagtcaaaatccacaatatccaaatgttcagttaaaacataataattttcaaaatacaaactttatatacaattttggttgggagatcattagcaccgatataccattgttcacaataccaatattcacaataccagtgttcacaataccaatgccaccatacttttagcacggagtccgatcacgacccgatcggctaggctatctcattagagaatcaaccacaattactatcaataccaatactaccataaatttagtacggagtccgatcacgacccgatcggctaggccatctcattagagacatcaaccacaattactatcaataccaataccaccgtaaatttagtacggagtccgatcacgacccgaccggctaggctatctcattagagacattaaccacaattactatcaataccaataccaccgtaaatttagtacggagtccgatcacgacccgatcggctaggccatctcattagagacatcaatcacaattactatcaataccaataccaccataaatttagtacggagtccgatcatgacccaatcggctaggctatctcattagagaatcaaccaaaatctcaatttcaattaagaggactaattttatcacatcaatcttatCCTAAATAAGgataataattcacaaaaataacataggtgcaaataTATTTAcgtcatcatctttcacattgtataaatctccactagtatttttagtcattcacaacgacaatatttccttggctcttttggccattcacaagattctttattcaaggcacggtggccatattggatatttcacactttcatttcttccctctcatgtatcatcatcataaatatcaacatacatataatattctgaaaatcacaactttaagttcattagaaatgaacaatttaagcacaatagatttctttccgagaaatggagtaatatAATTGGCAATtaatgcgcaagttaaaatcatcaacaagtaacacaccatttattcttgaaatactttttcccaaaaaggataATACACCATTTTCACTCacaaatatgtaagaacgcaacacattgaaaatactcacaaagcatagtatttgttaaaacagccacttatggcatgacttgagtacgaaagcttttaggcaattctattttcgaagtcattttaaaacatttgagtcgaggctcattttataacctttatcgcatcttctcaaatcatttgcactactagccacaatcataacttgacttcttggcacgttggccacactctatatccccaattaacttatttcacttccaaccatctttatagattatcaacaataagacatttccaaatcaagactttaggtacacatatgagcaattaagagtcttaagaatattgagattttctcacacaatttggcatactatctttcattgaaacacgactcaaatccataaccttttaatacgcaacccatactttgaaacttacgaaaacattatggaattcaattccaagagagaaagtttagccaacatacctcaatcgagcttccttaactctagaatgatccggaattcttagcaatcccgatttattttgagacataacaaaattgaaccataattaggaagatattcatagtctcagctcatttgaccattttatcaaacactaggtgtgcaaaatTAACTACAAGGTTAttttacaagattttcttcactccacaatccaatctttacttatttgagctcaagaaTCTTCCcgcaaaccttattagtacaagcatgtacaaataatactcttatacccaagaatcatactccaattcaaccttcttttacccaaattcgaaattaaaaactagggtatggaaccttacctcttagatgaagatcttgtgggtttttcttgttaatcttccaagatcagagcaagacttgatgaataattagcctagggtttcctttctctctaaaacactctcccttctctctaaaacatcagatttttgctcaaaaatgacccaaagagtgtatttaacgaagtagggtcgggttttaaaaactcaaaaatagagctccggaataggttctgTAGTCACATATGCGACCGAATAATatatatgcggactgcatatcggtcgcataattacagaccaaaacgatcaaaaatctgtccgtgtatgcggtcactatgcggtccgcataactattatgcgatcgTATAATGCATCGCAtagcagttatgcggtcgcatagtcgaccgcataattgcccccagactggaccttctcctgctcacttctgcggccattatgcgtcccacagagtggttctgcggtcgcataatggaccgcataaatgcattttttcgccaaaaattttcctttactttccagtgcattgttcaacccaaaaagtccgaaccgcggcgagcaagctcgccgcgaagatttTATAatatcctcaaacacgtaagcctactccggcaccacgaaaccttaaattcacttgcaaaatttacggggctttacacttaaatacttcaaaattttccggggtgttacatatcTCTTACCTCTACTTCTATTTTCTATGATAATACAAGTGTTATATGTCTGTCAAAAAATTatgtgcatcattctagggcAAAACATATAGAAATTAAGCATCATTTTATTCATGATCATGTTACAAAAGGTGATATTTTGTTAGAGTTCATTAGTACTGAGTTTCAACTTGttgatatttttacaaaacctcttTTGGAAGAAAGATTTTGTCTACTATGTAAAAAGATTGGTATTATGTCTATTATGTGAGAATTCTTCTGTATCTTTGTAAaatattttactttcttttttaatTTGCTTAATTGATGAGTGTATTAATTTGATGTGAGTGTTATTATCACTCTTCCATTGGTGCCGCGAAGTAACTCCTCAAAAGTGTCACTTCAATCTGAACCTGTCATTTTCTCTAACCGATGCAACCCTTCAATCTTCCAAAAGCCTAGATAAGTACTCCCATCGTATCTCATTCTCCTTCACTTCTCATCAATTTCTCTACCATGGCTAAGATAAACCTCTTATCCTCCACTGCTACAAGAAGAAGCAGACAAATTCAAAAAACCCAAAATCCTGAAGAAACCGTCGACCTTGAATCATCCCTTGATTCAAACTTTCTCAAAACCCATAATGAAAGCAGTGACTCGTCGGAGGATCTCCCCATTAGCCAGAAAATGGCAGGAAAAAGACCTATGGAGCAAACCCCCAAAAGGCCTGCATGCAAGAAAGGGAAAGTGGAAACCACAGATTTAGGGCCAGAGGATAAACTGAACTTCTATGGACTAAGTGAGAAATCAAGGTTTGAGTCTTATAAGTCTAAATCTATGGCTTATGGATGCCCTGTAAGTCTCTCTCTTATGAAAAATTTGAACTGTGATGTGATCTCTATCTTTGATTTTCAACGTCTTTCTCCTTTGTTTGATACTATTGGAAATTCTGTGTATGAAGAACCTGTGAGGATGTTTTATGCAAATCTGTTTGTTAATGACAAAGATGGCTTGGAGTTAATGGTTTTAGGCACTCGGATTATTCTTGATTCCTATCAATTTGAGAAGACCTTTTCAGCTAAGTTTCATGGTTATGATATTTTTGTGCGAAACTCCTGACCTAAAGACTTTGAAGTTTCTTTAGAAGAGGCAAAAGCTTTTCTTTCTGAAAACCCTCTAGACATTGGTCCTAAAAGTCTTATGTTTGAACACCGCGTATTAGCCCACATGATACTCTACTTCTTAGGATTTGGTCTCTCAGCACTTTGACTACTAGGGATATCTTTGTTCTTTACTGTCTTGTTAACAATAAAAGGCTTGACTGGTCTGTGTGGATTCTTCAGTACATGCTTGAAAGTATCAAAGATATATCCTCTTCTGCTGCTTGTTTACCCTATGGCTTGCTCATCTCACATATTCTTGAGGTCATGAAGGTTGATTTGGCACCTTTCTCACCTAACCACATTACAAACACCTATGATAAGACAACCTTTGGTATGATGGGTTACACTCTAAGTGACTATGGATGAGTGAGACGTGCCAAGGTTGAAAGCGCTCCAGTACAGGTTGAAGCACCCACTGAACCAACAAAGCCTCAGTCGACTGCTAATAACAACTTACAACAGATTCAACAATGTCTAGATGGGGTAAAAATCATGTTCATTGCAATGAAAGAACAGGTGGACAAGATCAGGGAAGTCACCAAAAAAACAGGTACAGATGTGGCTAAGCTCAGGATGAGGCAAGGAATCAGGGCATTCAACTCCATGACAGAAAAGATAGACAAAATCAACAAAGAAGTTGAAACTtcctatgactccttctgcaccaAAGTGATCAATACCCTGAAATACTTTCTGGGGAAGAACTAAGGCAGTTGTGTGTGTgtttaaaacaatatttttgctctttgtttgttttttgttttgttaATTACTTTTGCCTTGGTCTGTAAGAACCATCACCATGTGCCTCTGCTGAAGGCATAACCTTTCCTACTCTAACTACCATGTTCATTATCTATTTTGTTATGTCTGTTTTATTTGCACttgcttttttctttttgattgatgtcaaGGGGGAGAAACGTGATGAGTAAAATAGAGCAACAACATCTTAGGGGGAGTAGGAATTTTAAGATATGAAAAGGAAGTATACTCTGTTTACTCTTTTTGATTGTCATCATACAAAGGAGGAGATTGTTACACCTAAGTTTAAATGATGACAATAGTGCAAATCTGATTGTATCTATTAATTGCAGAAAATTAGGAGGGCAGTACTTATTCAAAGGAAGTCTTTTCGATAGGAAACAAGATCAAACGCAGCAAGGACAATGCTAATTTAAAGGATGTCAAGGCcataaaaaaagaaacaaaatcaaGTGCAACCACTATAGGAATTCAGGCCCTACTTCAAGGATTGGTTTGGAATCTGGAGATTCTGAAGACTAATCGATCAAGTCAAGCCACAAATAACTCTCTTGCTTGTAAATGAATCCAGCCCATCTCTGGTGCAGGATTTGGAGGCACCCCTTGGGTTAAATCGCTTAGAATATTTTGAGCCTCAATCAAGGGTCAATCTGCAACGGCTACTCAAAACTCTCATATAAGAAGATTGGCAGACTTAATTACGCAATCACCACTATTTTCTATGTCTTCCTAGTTCTTAACACAAACACTGTATTTCTAAGTTTACTAGTGTCTCAACAGATAGGAAGTGTTAGGAAGCAAATCAAGAGTTGTGTCAAGCTTATAAAACATTGTTGCTGAAAATCGTTAGTGGTAAACGATCCATAAAAGTACTGCTACTGTAATCAACTATTGAAGATCTAAGAAACCActtgtgacccaagggaactgGATGTAAGTAACACACCAGTACTAAACCAGTATAAAACTCACGTGTTCTCAATTTTTAAATTCCTTGCAATTTACTTTTCTTCATCAATCAAACC of Nicotiana tomentosiformis chromosome 7, ASM39032v3, whole genome shotgun sequence contains these proteins:
- the LOC104121565 gene encoding non-specific lipid-transfer protein 1 yields the protein MEIAGKIACFVVLCMVVAAPCAEAITCGQVTSNLAPCLAYLRNTGPLGRCCGGVKALVNSARTTEDRQIACTCLKSAAGAISGINLGKAAGLPSTCGVNIPYKISPSTDCSKVQ
- the LOC138896051 gene encoding uncharacterized protein, which produces METYTMSYDIKVWRMIKKENLPIPARKDDNGQILVSFDPLDLDDYTEEQSAVIQVNAKAKYLLYNTISGEEYEKISSCKTAKEMWDKLEVTYEENKKVKEIMINLLVRDYELFQMKDGESVEEIFSRFSKILRDLKLFGRPIKNGEQVRKILRSLPMIWQPKVISLECEDLDKISYDEIRSDLITFEKTYLDMKVQQEKKKTVAFKETVAEEEEEEEEEEEEEEEEEEEEEEEEEGGEEDEKIAMLFKAVTSMMKKNINSRRGKSNFRKGKMNNNNDKNDGRCDECEKYGHIQAKFP